Genomic segment of Rhodocaloribacter litoris:
GACGGCTCGCCCGGCCCCCCCGCGCCGGGACCTGCCGCCTTCGTCATGAGCCGCCGTCGCGGCGCTGCACGATACACATAACGGCTCGCCCCGGCGGCGGGCATGACGTTCTCAAACGGTAACAAAGCCTGTAGATAGGAGGTACGCCATGGCTACCGACATGATGAAACTGGTTGAGGCGACCCAGCTCCGGGACGACATCCCCGACTTTGCCCCCGGTGATACCGTCAACGTCCATGTGCGGGTGATCGAGGGGGACAAGGAACGCATCCAGCAGTTCCAGGGCGTCGTCATCGCTTTCAAGGGATCCGGAGCCCGCCGGACGTTCACCGTGCGCAAGGTTTCGAACGGGGTGGGGGTCGAGCGGATCTTTCCCCTCTATTCGCCCAAGCTGGCCAAGATCGAGGTGGTGCGGCACGGGCGCGTTCGCCGGGCCAAGCTCTACTACCTGCGAGAGCGGCGCGGCAAGTCCGCCCGCATCCGGGAACGCCGCCGCTAGGCTCCGGGGCACGACCTGCCCGCGTGCCTGCCGCCGGTGGCCGCGCTCCGGCGGTGCTTTTTTTTGATACGGTTCGATGCGACTGGCGATCTGGAACGAGCCCGCTGCCGAGTTTCTCGTCTCGGCCCTTGCGACCGGCGCCGTCGAGGCGCCCGTGGAGGTGGTGCGCGGCACCCGGGCCGACTGCGAGCGCTGGTTGCGGGCCGGTGCGGTGGAGGTGGCCCTGCTGCCGACGCTGAACGTGCTCCGGCAGACCGACGCCTACGACGTGTTGCCGGCGGTGGCGCTCTCCACCTGGGCCTATCCCTTCGCCCGCCTGGTCACGAAGGCGAAGCTCGACCGGCCCCTGCGGACGCTCGCCGTCGACCCCCGGTACGTGCAGGAGGTGCTCGTCGCCCGGATCATCCTGCGGGAACACTACGGCAACGAACCCCGCCTCACCCCCTATGACAACCCCACGCTGCAGGTCCTGCTCGAAGCGGAAGAGGACGCCGCCCTGCTCACCGGCACCGACGTGCCGGCCCTCCAGACGTCCCGGTACGCGATGGACCTCGGCCAGGAATGGTACGAACTCGCCAACTACCCGATGGTGTGGGGGCTCTTCGCCGTGCGCAAGGGCGAGGTGGACGTGCCCTTCGCCCGTGCCGTGCGCGACGTGGTGGCCGCCGCCGACACACACCGCGACCTTTGGATCCGCACCCGAGAAACCTATCCCGAACTCCACGACTTCTACCTGGAACAGCTCCGCGTTCGCCTCGACGACCTGGCCATCGCCAGCCTGACCAACTTTCGAGAATACCTCTTCTTCTACGGCGTCACGGACGAGGTGCCCGGGCTGCCGCTCGTCGAGATCGCCGAAGACGACGAGCCGGGACGGAAACCGCTCCTCTGATCGCCGCGGCGACGGGCCGCGCAACCCCCTTTTCTCATGGGTGAAGGCATCAAACTGGTCACCACCAACCGCAAGGCGCGCCACGAGTATACCATCGAGGAGACGCTGGAAGCGGGACTGGTGCTCGAAGGCACGGAGGTCAAGTCCCTGCGCGAAGGACGGGCCAACCTGCAGGATGCCTACTGCGCCGTAGACGGGGGCGAGATGTTCCTCTACCAGTGCCACATCTCGCCGTACCGGCATGGCAACCAGTTCAACCACGACCCGCTGCGCGTGCGCAAGCTGCTGCTGCACCGCCGGGAGATCGACCGGTGGAGCCGGGCTGCACAGCAGAAGGGCTATACCATCATCCCGCTGAAGCTCTACTTCCGTAACGGCGTGGCCAAGGTCGAGATCGGCCTGGCACGGGGCAAGAAGCTCTACGACAAACGCGCCGACATCGCCGAGCGGGAGTCGAAACGCCGGCTCGAGCGCATCAAGCGCGGCGGGCGGGTCGATTGACGACAGGGCAAATCGACGGTAGACGGGAACGCGGCGCGGCGTCGCCGGTGCATACCTCTGGTTTTCCAAGAGATGAGGGAGAGACCCGGCATGCCCGCCTTCCGACGACTGCCCGCCCTGATCGTGACGTCCCTGCTGGCGATTTCGGCGTGGGCGCAAACGGCGACGTTCCGGGAAGGGGTCCAGGCCTTCGAGGCCGGGCGGTTCCCCGAGGCCGCCGGTGCCCTGGCTGCCGTGCCGGCAACGGATCCGCACTACGCCGAAGCGCAGTATTACCTCGCCCGCCTTTTCCTCCAGACGCCGCTGCGCGACCCGGACCGGGCGAAGGAGGCCATCGAAAACGCCCTCCGGCGTGATCCCGACAACGTCCGCTACCTGGAGGTCGAACTCTGGCGCCGGTATTTTCATACCGCGTCGTTCCTGCCCCTGTACCAGGCAAAGAAGCGGATCGACCTGGCGGAGCGCATCCTCGAGCGGGAGCCGGAGAACGCCGTGGCCCATTTCGTTCTGGGAGCCTGGGCGTACGAAGGCTTCCGGCAGCAGTACCACGGCGTGCAGTTCCCCGGCCCGGGGCACCAGCGCCGCCTGCTCTCGGAGGAGGCGGCCGCCCTGACCGATGCGGCCTATCTGCTCGAACCCCGGCTTGTGGACACCGGGGACGGTCCGGCCATCGCCTTCGTCGACGCGATCCATGCCGGCTTCGAGGTGCCGGTCACCTCGATGCGCCGGGCCGGACGCGAAGCCTACGCGGAGGCCCTGCACCACCTGCGCCGGGCGCTGGCCGCCAACCCCGCCTGGCCCGACGTGTATGCCGTGCTGGCGGCGGCCTTCGCCCTCCGGGGCGCCCATGCCGACGCCTTCGGCGTGCTCGACACGATGCGCATCCACCTCCCCGACCGGGCAGAGACCTGGCTCTACCGCGGGTATTTCGAACACCGGACCGGACGATATGCCGCCGCCGCTGCCAGCTTCGACGAAGGCCTGGCCCGCCTGCCGGCCCCCGAACGCCGCGCCTTTCTCGATGTTGCCTACTTCCTGCCCCTGGTCGAGCAGGTCTGGTACGAGGCGGATTCGGCCGGGTATGCCGCCGGGTTCTGGGAAAGCCGGGACCCACGCTACCTCACCCCGGTGAATGAACGCCTCCTCGAACACTTCGCCCGGCTGGTCTATGCCGACCTGCGCTTCGGCGACCGGGAAAAGGGCCTGCGTGGGTGGGAGACCGAGCCCGGCCAGGTGATCGTGCGCTACGGTGAGCCGCCGGCCGAAGCCCGCTACGGCACGCGGAGCGACGCCTATCTGATTTTTCATTACGGCGACGACCTCTACTTCAAGTTCATGGACCTGGCCCGGGGCGGGCACTTCACCTTTTATTCCCCCTCGGCCCTCGATTTCGCCGGCTTCAAACCCGCCCGCGGCCTGATCGAGAACGACTTCGCCGTTCGGGGGCCGGAGACGTTCCGAAAACGGCCGGACCGGTTCACGTACGAACCGCCCGGCCGTGTGGCGATGCCGTACCTGACCGGCGCGTTCCGGGGGAGCGACGGGAAAACGGATCTCTACGTGGCCTACGGGATTCCGGTGGAGGAAGACGGCGCCGGTACGCCGGCGGTGCGGGCCGGGGCTTTTCTGATCCGGGGAAACGAAGGGGTGGTGCACGCACAGTCCCGCCTGCTGGACCGGAGGACGGCCGGCGCTTCCGGCATGTGGGTCGATGCCTGCCGGCTCTCGGTCGAGCCCGGCACCTACACCCTGGCCCTCGAGTTCGAGCCGGTGGGGGGAGGCGATCGGGTGGGGCAGGAGCGGGAGCGGATCACCGTGCCCGGCTTCGCCGGTACGGCGCTGCAGCTGAGCGACGTGCTGCTGGCCTACACGGTCGAAGAGGAGGCTTCCCCTGAGACCCTGCCGGGCTGGATCTCGCGCCGGGGCCTGGCCATACGCCCGGCGCCCGGAAGGGGCTTCTCCGCCGGGCAGCCCGTCTACCTCTATTTCGAGGTGTATGGCCTGCAGCCGGCACCGGACGGCCTGGCCCGGTATGCCGTCGAGGCGGTGCTCGTACGCAGCGACGAAGCCGGGGGGCTGGAGCGGCTCATCCGGCAGGCCTTCGGCGGGGCCCGGGAGGCGGGCGTCTCGGTGCGCTTCGAAGGCCAGAGCCGGAGCCGCGAAGACGGCCAGTACCTCGTCCTCGATACCACCACACAGCCTCCCGGTCGCTACGTGCTCGTCCTCCGCCTGACCGACCTCCTCCGCAACGAAACGGTGGAACGCCGTCGCACCCTGCAGCTCGGCTGAAACCGGGCCGAACGAAAAGCGCCGTTTGTTCTGCGGGGCGGGAATCATGGCGTTCGGGGTCGCGTATGACGGGATAGGAAATTTTGCCTTTCGAAAGCGAGCGCCGGTGCGTAAGCTACGCCGCGGTGCCCCGCGATCCGGTGGAAAAGCTCATTGAGGTCGTAGTCCCATGCGACGTGTGCTCCTTTTGCTTCTGCTCCTTGCCCCGGTGATCGGCGGTGCCCTGCCGCTCCGGGCGCAACCGGCCGACCCGATGGAACAGGGCATCCTCGCGTTCCGGGCCGGCGACTATGCCCGGGCGGTGGCCGCCTTCGAGCAGGCCGTCAAAAACGACCCGCAAAACGCCGAGGCCTATTTCCTGCTCGCCCGCATCTATTTCGAAACCCCGCTCCGGGATACGGGCAAGGCCGGTCGTTTCATCGACAGGGCCCTGGAGGTCGAGCCGGAAAACGTGAAGTATCTCGTGGCCAAGCTCGAACAGCTGCGCCTGGATTCGTGGAACTTCATCGTGGACAAGATCCGTGAGCAGCAGCGGCGCGACCTGGCCCGCAAGATCCTCCGGCTCGATTCGACGAATGCCTTCGCCCACGAGGAGCTCGGCCGGGCCTACATCCGCGACTTCTGGCGCTATCGCAACGCCTTCATGTATCCCACGTTTGCCTTCCGGCAGTTCAACGGGCGGGACCCACTCCAGGCCGACCCGTTGCTCGGGTTCCAGTCCGAGTTCGCCCAGTTCGACCCGACCACCGGCGGGAGCCAGCTGGAGATCGTCGAGGCCTCGCGGGAACCGCTGGGAGATCCGTCGGACCCCAACCTGGTCTTTCTGGCCGACGAGTTCGACCTGGAGGCGCTCCAGGCGCAGGGCGTGCCCGTGCAGGACCTGTCGCGGCGGGCCCAGCGGGCCTACGACCTGGCCATCGGCCATCTGCGCAAGGCCCTGGAGCACGATCCCCGGAAGCGGGCCGTCTACGACGACATGATGCGCATCTTCGCCCTGAAGGGGGCCTACCCGGAAGCGCTGGAGATGCTCCAGCAGATGTACGTCTATTTTCCCGAGGATCCCGCCCTCTGGACCTACCTCGGCCTGGCGCATTATCGCAGCGGCAACGCGGTGGCGGCGGCCAAGGCCTTCCAGACGGCCTTTCAGTACATGGATCCCGAAATGGCCGACGCCTACACCCGTCTCGACGAGATCCTTCCCGAGGAGGAACGGAAAAAGTATGAGGCCGATCGGGCCGGCTATGCCTCCCGCTTCTGGACGAGCAAGGATCCGCGCTACCTCACGCCCTACAACGAACGCAAGCTCGAACACTACGCCCGCCTCACCTATGCCGACCTGCTCTACGGGTCACCCAAGTTGAAGCTGAGGGGCTGGAATACCGAGCGCGGCCGTATCCTCGTGCGCTACGGCATTCCCAAGACCGATGTGATCATCATGCCGAGCCAGACGCGAGGCCAGCAACGGGGACTCAACCCCATCGCAGCCTCGGCACCGCCTCCGGATGCGGACATCGCGGCGGATCCGGCCAACCTGCAGACGGGCCTGCAACAGTTCACTGGTAACTTTGAAAGTGACTTCGACGTGACCGTCGAAGCCAATACGTTCAACGTCTGGGACTACGGCGACTTTCGCTTCGTCTTCGAGGATCCCTTCCGAAACGGCGAGTTTCGGCTCTACAGCCCTTCGGCCGACGCTATCGCCGCCGGCAGCCTTCCCTGGCTGAACGACTACGAGATACGGGCCCGGGAAACCTTCCGCCGGATACCGGAGCGGTATGAGTACGCCCCGCCCGGCCGCCAGGTGGAGATCCCCTACCTGGTCTCGGCTTTCAAAGGCGAGAACGGGCAGGCCGATCTCTACGTCCATTTCGGCATCCCGATCAACCACTATGACCCGGAAGCCGGGATGATCAACCTCACGGCCAATGCAGGTACCTTCCTGGTCAGCAGCGAACGGGATATGCTTGCCGAACGCCGCCGGACCATCTACGGCCTGCGCACCGATCAGATCGTCAGTTTCTCGGAGACCAACCTCTGGATCGACGGGCAGGTGCTGGCGGCCCCGCCCGGGGAACACGACGTGTCCGTCGAGTTTGAGACGGCCGGCGGGGGCACGGTGGCCGTGCAGCGCCGCCGCGTGCGTGTGCCGGACTTCACGGCCGGCACGCTCCAGCTCAGCGACGTGATGCTGGCCTACCGCGTGGAGGAGGCACCGGACGGCAAGCCCGTGCTCCCGTCGGACGTCGTGCGCCACGGCCTCTCCATCCAGGCGGCACCCTGGAGCGTCTTCTCGCACCGGCAGCCCATCTACCTCTACTTCGAGGTCTACAACCTGACGCAGGCCGGCGACGGGACGACCCATTATGAGATCGAAGCCGTGCTGCGGCCCAAGGACACCAGCGGCGGCCTCGGCAAACTCGTCAAGGGCCTCTTCGGTGGAGGGGACAAGGGGGTGTCCGTCAGCCTGCCCGGTGAAGGCCGCACGCCGGACGAGCATCACTACCTCATCCTCGATGCCTCCAACCAGGAGCCGGGGCGGCTCTACACGCTCCACCTCAGGGTGCGCGACCAGGTCTCCGGCAAATCGGTCGAGAAGGAGATGGACCTGTTTCTGGAGTAGCGGCCGGGTGCCGTGTGCCCGCTCCCTCGAAGGGAGGGAACCGCAGGGACGGGGTCACGGCCCGCTGGCTTCCGGCCGGGCTTTTTCCCGGACGCGGGCGTCCATCGCCTGCACCTGTTCGATGAGGGCGGCCTTGTAGTCGATCATCTTCTGGAGCAGGGCGGGGTCGCCGGCGGCCAGGATCTGCACCGCCAGCAGGCCGGCGTTCTTACCGCCCCCGATGGCCACCGTTGCCACGGGGACGCCGCCGGGCATCTGGACGACCGACAGCAACGAGTCGAGCCCGTTGAGGTGGCGGCTCGGGACGGGCACGCCGATGACGGGCAGCGGGGTGCTCGCCGCCAGCATGCCGGGCAGATGGGCGGCGCCGCCCGCACCGGCGACGAGGACCTTCAGCCCGCGCTGGTGGGCCGTCTCGGCATAGGCCTGCATGACGGCCGGGGTCCGGTGAGCCGAAAGTACCCGCACCTCGTACGGTACTTCGAACGCGTCCAGCACCCGGGCCACCGGCTCCATCACCGGCCAGTCGGACTCGCTGCCCATGGCAATCCCGACGAGCGGGGAAACGGGGTTCGGCATCGGTCTGCAGCGTTTGTTTCGCAGGGAAGGTTGGGAGGCGGGGACCTTCAGAGACGGATGAGGCCGGCGGCCCGTTCGGCGCGGGCGCGCGTCTCGACGGGCGAGGAGCCGGTGGCCGTAACGTGGCCCATCTTCCGCCTCGGGCGCACCTCGCGCTTGCCATAGATGTGCACGGCCACATCCCCGATGGCCAGCGCCTCCGTGAGGCCCTCGGTGCAGGGAGGGCCGGAGCGGGTGCCCAGGACGTTCACCATGACCGCGCACGGCACACGCAGCGAGGGATCGCCCAGGGGCCAGCCCAGCACGGCCCGAACGTGGTTCTCGAACTGGGACGTGTGGCAGGCCTCGATGGAATAGTGGCCGGTGTTGTGCGGGCGCGGTGCCAGCTCGTTGATCAGGATCCGCCCCTCCGGCAGCTCGAAGAGCTCGACGGCCGTCAGGCCGACGCCCCGGACCGCCTCCACGGCGCGAAGGGCGATACGCCGGGCTTCCGCTTCGACCTCCGTCGCGATGCCGGCCGGCACCACGACGGCATGGCACCGGTGGTCCTTCTGTTCGGTGAGGGCGACCGGGTAGACCACGTGCTCCCCGTCCGGGCGACGGGCGACGAGTACGGAGAGCTCGCGCACGAAGGCGAGGTGGCGTTCGACGAGCAGCCCGTCCGCTTCGGCCAGCCGGTCCCAGGCGGCGGCCAGGCCGGCGTCGTCGTGCGCGGTGGCGTTGCCATAGCCGTCGTACGAGCCGCGCCGGCGTTTCAGGACGACCGGGTAGGAGAAGCGGGCAGCCGCGGCCCGGGCCTCGTCCAGGGTGGCGCACAGGGCGAAATCGGGCACCGGCAGGCCCTGCTCGGCCAGGGTCGTCTTCTGGATACCCTTGTCGCGGATCAGGTGGAGCGTGGCCGGGTCGGGCCAGAGCGCGACGCCCTCGGGCAGTACGGGGCTCAGGTGCTCGGCCGGTGCCCACTCGCTTTCGACGGTCACCACCGTGCAGGCCGCCGCGAACGCGCGCAACACGTCCGGGTCGGTCCAGTCGTCGTAGATGACCTCCCCGAGGCCGTCCATGGGGCCGGAAGGCTTCGGGGCCAGGCACCGCACGCGCAGTCCCATGCGGAGGGCGGCCAGGGCCGTCATGCGCCCGAGCTGGCCGTCGCCCAGGATGCCGAGGGTGGGGAAAGGAGCCGCCATTGGCTGAGGGTCGGTGATCGGAATGCGTTCCGGAGGATCGACGAGGGAAAATTAAGGGCTCGGGGAAAAAGTCGTGGGGGACGGGGGCCCGGCGTGTGCCAACTTTCCTTGAAGTCCACCGCGGCGGGGGGTGTCACGTCATGGACCGGAGCAGTTCGTCGAGTTGCTGTTCGTCTTCGACGAGGACCTGCCGGGCCTTGGAGCCCTCGAAGGGGCCGACGATGCCGGCCTCTTCGAGCTGGTCCACGATGCGGGCCGCCCGTGAGTAGCCGACCGAGAGCCGCCGCTGCAGCAACGAGACCGAACCCTGCTGGCTCCGGACGATGATGCGGGCCGCTTCTTCGAAAAGTTCGTCCCGCTCGTCGGAGCCGCCGGTGGTGCCGGTGGGGCTTTCCTTTTCCTCGACTTCCGGCAGGATGTAGGGCTCGCCGCCGGGCTGGTCGCCGATGAAGTGGGTCAGGCGGTCCACCTCCTCCATCGATACGAAGGGGCCCTGCAGGCGCATCATCCGGCTGCCGAGCATGAAGAGCAGGTCGCCGTTGCCGACGAGTCCTTCGGCGCCGTTCTGGTCCAGGATGGTTCGCGAATCGATCTTCGTGGCCACCTTGAAGGCGATCCGGGCGGGGAAGTTGGCTTTGATGAGCCCGGTGATCACGTCCACCGACGGGCGCTGGGTGGCCAGGATGAGGTGGATGCCCACGGCCCGGGCCATCTGGGCCAGCCGGGCAATGGGGCCTTCGATGTCCTTGCCGGCCGTCATCATCAGGTCGGCCAGTTCGTCCACCACCACGACGATGTAGGGCAGGTGACGATGGCCTTCTTCGGGGGAAAGGCTGCCTTCACGGAAGCGCCGGTTGTAGTCCACGATGCCGCGCACGCGGGCTTTCGAGAGGAGGTCGTAGCGTTCCTCCATCTCCTTCTCACAGCATTTCAGGGCGACGAGGGCCTGCGAAAAGTCGGTGATGATCGGCTCGTCCACCCCGGGCGGGGTGGCGCCATAGTGTTCGGCAATGCGGATGTAGGGCTGCAGTTCGATCTTTTTTGGATCGATCATCACGAACTTGAGGTGGGAGGGGGGGCAGGCGTAGAGCAGCCCGGCGATGAACGCGTTCAGGCTCACCGACTTGCCCGAGCCCGTGGCGCCGGCGATGAGCAGGTGGGGCATCTTCGTCAGGTCCTGGATGAAGACCTCCCCCTCGATCGTCTTGCCGATGACCAGCGGCAGTTCCATCCGGGCGTCTCGGAACCGGGCCGTGCCGATGACGTCGCGGATGCGGACGAGCTCGCGATGGCGGTTCGGGATCTCGACGCCGATGGCCGACTTGCCGGGGATGGGGGCGATCATGCGGATGCCGCGGGCCGCCATGGCCATGGCCAGGTCGTCTTCCAGCGCCGTGATCCGGCTGATCTTGACGCCGGGCGCCGGGGTCAGTTCGTAGAGCGTCACCGTCGGCCCGACGATGGCGTTGATGCCGGTGATCTCGATGTTGTACGTGGCGAGCTTGTCCAGGAGGATGCGCTTGTTCTCCTCGAGTTCGTTATAGTCGATCTTGAGGTCGTTCTCGTCGGCCGCGTCGAGCAGGTCGAGGCCGGGCATCTCGAAGGGGACCGTCTCGGTGTCGGGGTCCGCCATGTTTTCGAGGACGTCGGTCTTTTCCTCTTCGATGCGGGCACGGACCTTGAGTTCGAGCTCGGGGGACGGGGGTTCGTCGGGGGGCGGGGGTTCCGGCGCCGGGCGTTCGGGGCGGGGGGGGGGGGGGGGGAGACCGGCCGGTCGGTCTCCGGGGCCTGGGCTGGCCTGGCGGCGGGGGGCGGCTCCGGTGGAGGGGAGGGGGCGGGGACAGGCTTCGGAGGGGGCGATTTTGCCCGGGCGGCTTCGCGGGCGGCCCGGGCCTGCTCGCGGGCGGCCCGGCGTTCCTCCCGGAGACGGTGGCGTTCGGCGCGGCGGGCCTCCCGGCGGGTGCGGGCCTGCGTGCGCCAGGCTTCGAGGCGGGCGCCCAGCGCGCGGACGAACTCCTCGACGCGGTCCATCGACCGCTGGATGTCGTGGTCGACGAGCAGGAGGGCCGTCACGACGAGGAAAAGGAAGATGAGGATGAAGGAGCCGGCACTGCCGAAGACCTGCTGCATCCAGCCGGCTGCGCCGATCCCCCAGCCGCCGCCCCAGCGCAGCAGGTCTGTCGAGAGTGTTTGCCCGAGCCAGCCGAAGAGGCAGGCCAGGACGAACGTGGAGACGCCGAGGAGGGCGGTCAGGGTGGGGAGGTAGACGGGGGTGCGGTTGCGGAAGAGGACGTAGCCCCAGGCAAAGAGCAGGCCCGTCGGGATGAGGACGGTGTACCCCAGTGCCTGCGGTACCAGGAGGCGGGCCAGGGCCGCCCCGATGAGCCCGAGGGCATTCTGTGCCCGGTTCTCACCGGGGTGAAGCAGGGCGTCGAAGGAAAAGCGGCGGGCCAGGCCGTCGTCAGCCGGGTTGTAGGTGAGCACGGCCAGGGCCAGCAACACCCCCAGCCCCATCAGGATGAGGCCGAGCACTTCCTTCTTTCGCTGCTGCGGCAGCCGCCCGGCCTTCGTATTGTTCCGCGCGGCCCCGCGCTTCTTTCTTCGCGCCGATGATGCCATGTCTGAAAACTACGACAGCGTGGGCCCTGAATCCAACCGCCTGCGGTAGCCGGGCGGCCCCGCCTCAGTCCCGGGCACGCAGGGCGGGCGATTCGCTCAGCGCGGACTCGGCCCGGGCGGGGTCGTAGCGTACCAGGCGGCTCTCTTCGAAGTACGGCAGAACGGGGAGGTAGTCTACCCGGGCGCAGTAGGCCACGTCGTCCGCAAAGCCCTGTTCGTAGAGGCGCTGGGCATGGTTGCAGCGGCGCAGGGCGGCGAAGAGGTCGTTGCCGTCGTGCCGGTAGAGCGTGAAGGCGATGTGGGCCGAGTCGGACACGTGGGCCGGCTCCTGGCCGTCCCAGAGCAGGTGCAGCAGCAGCCCGGCACAGAGGGTGTCCTCCAGGGCGATGCGGTTCCGCCAGCCGGCGCACACGATCACCACGTCCAGCCCCTGTTCCCGGGCGAAGTCGACCACGCGGCGTGCGTTGAGGAAACACCCGACGACCAGGTGTTCGGCTGCCCGTGCGTTGGCGATGGCCGCCGTGCCGTTGGTCGTGTTCAGGATGAGCGTCTTGTCCTCGACCACGTCCGGCGTGTATTCGAGGGGGGAGTTGCCCAGGTGGTAGCCCTCGATCTTGTCGCCGCCGCGCTCGCCGCCCATCAGGAAGCTGGACTGGTCCAGGTTGGCCGCAATCTTGCCGGCTTCCGCCATGTCGGCCGCAGGCACGACGGCCCGCGCCCCGTTGCTCAGGGCGGTGACGATGGTGGAGCTGGTCCGCAAGACGTCGATCACAATGACGGTGTGGCCCTTGACGTCTTCCTCCGTCAGCGTGTTACCTGTCAGGAATACTTCAACTTTCATGGGAGAAAAGGAGAGGTACCGCACCGGTTCGATACAGTCGGATCGCATCGCTGGTAAGGTACAGCCTGTGAAGGCGGATCACCCGGTCGGTTGCCGTTATTTTTTATGAAAAGGAGGACGGGTGACGACGGCCGGGAGCGTGCGCCCGCGGGCCGAGACGCCCAGCCGGGTGCCGGGAGTGGTGAAGGCCGGGTCGTTCGGCACGTAGCCGAGGCCGATGCCCCGGCCCAGCACGGGGGACTGGCTGCCGCTCGTGACGATGCCGACGGCTTCCCCGGTGCCGTCAAGGATCGGGTAGCCCGGCCGGGGCAGGCCGCGCTCTTCGACGACGAAGCCGATGAGCCGGCGGGCCGGACCCTGCTCGCGCACGGCAAGGAGGGCCTCCCGCCCGACGAACGGCCCCTTGTCGAACTTGACGAGCCAGCCCAGCCCGGCTTCGAGCGGGTTAGTCTCTTCCGTGAGGTCGTTCCCGTAGAGGCAGTAGCCGGCTTCCAGGCGGAGCGTGTCCCGGGCGCCGAGGCCGGCAGGCTGGAGCCCGTGCGGCGCGCCGGCCTCCATCAGCAGGTGCCACAGGCGCGGGGCGTCTTCCGGCCGGGCGTAGAGCTCGAAGCCCGGCTCGCCCGTGTATCCGGTGTGCGAGAGGATCACCCGGTCGCAGCCCGGAAACGTCCCGGCTTCCAGCTGTACGAAGTGGTAAAACTTGATGTCGCCGGCGGCGACGCCGGTGACCGCCTGCACGATGTCGTGGGCGCGGGGACCCTGGATCGCAAGCAGGGCCACCTCGTCCGAAGCGTCGGCCAGCGTGGCCCCCATCGGGTTGTGCTCCTGCATCCAGGCAAAATCCTTCTCGATGTTGGCGGCGTTGACCACCAGCATGTACTCCTCGGGTCCCAGCCGGTAGACGAGCAGGTCATCCACGATGCCGCCGTCGGGCCGGCACATGACGGTGTACATGGCGCGGCCGTCGGTCAGGCGGGCGGCGTCGTTGGTGACCAGGTGCTGCACGAAGTCGAAGGCCCGGGGGCCGCGCACGAAGAATTCACCCATGTGGCTGACGTCGAACAGGCCGGCCGCCTGCCGGACGGCCAAGTGCTCGTTCAGGATGCCGCTGTATTGCAACGGCATCTCGAAACCGGCAAAGGGGGTCATGCGGGCGCCCAGGGCGCGGTGCACGTCGTGGAGCGGCGTCTGTTTGAGGGTTTCCGTCGAAGCCATCGGGCGGCGGTCGTTTTTTTCTCGCAGCGGTTGTTCCATGATACACCGGTAAC
This window contains:
- a CDS encoding MqnA/MqnD/SBP family protein; protein product: MRLAIWNEPAAEFLVSALATGAVEAPVEVVRGTRADCERWLRAGAVEVALLPTLNVLRQTDAYDVLPAVALSTWAYPFARLVTKAKLDRPLRTLAVDPRYVQEVLVARIILREHYGNEPRLTPYDNPTLQVLLEAEEDAALLTGTDVPALQTSRYAMDLGQEWYELANYPMVWGLFAVRKGEVDVPFARAVRDVVAAADTHRDLWIRTRETYPELHDFYLEQLRVRLDDLAIASLTNFREYLFFYGVTDEVPGLPLVEIAEDDEPGRKPLL
- the smpB gene encoding SsrA-binding protein SmpB, yielding MGEGIKLVTTNRKARHEYTIEETLEAGLVLEGTEVKSLREGRANLQDAYCAVDGGEMFLYQCHISPYRHGNQFNHDPLRVRKLLLHRREIDRWSRAAQQKGYTIIPLKLYFRNGVAKVEIGLARGKKLYDKRADIAERESKRRLERIKRGGRVD
- the rplS gene encoding 50S ribosomal protein L19; this translates as MATDMMKLVEATQLRDDIPDFAPGDTVNVHVRVIEGDKERIQQFQGVVIAFKGSGARRTFTVRKVSNGVGVERIFPLYSPKLAKIEVVRHGRVRRAKLYYLRERRGKSARIRERRR
- a CDS encoding tetratricopeptide repeat protein, which codes for MPAFRRLPALIVTSLLAISAWAQTATFREGVQAFEAGRFPEAAGALAAVPATDPHYAEAQYYLARLFLQTPLRDPDRAKEAIENALRRDPDNVRYLEVELWRRYFHTASFLPLYQAKKRIDLAERILEREPENAVAHFVLGAWAYEGFRQQYHGVQFPGPGHQRRLLSEEAAALTDAAYLLEPRLVDTGDGPAIAFVDAIHAGFEVPVTSMRRAGREAYAEALHHLRRALAANPAWPDVYAVLAAAFALRGAHADAFGVLDTMRIHLPDRAETWLYRGYFEHRTGRYAAAAASFDEGLARLPAPERRAFLDVAYFLPLVEQVWYEADSAGYAAGFWESRDPRYLTPVNERLLEHFARLVYADLRFGDREKGLRGWETEPGQVIVRYGEPPAEARYGTRSDAYLIFHYGDDLYFKFMDLARGGHFTFYSPSALDFAGFKPARGLIENDFAVRGPETFRKRPDRFTYEPPGRVAMPYLTGAFRGSDGKTDLYVAYGIPVEEDGAGTPAVRAGAFLIRGNEGVVHAQSRLLDRRTAGASGMWVDACRLSVEPGTYTLALEFEPVGGGDRVGQERERITVPGFAGTALQLSDVLLAYTVEEEASPETLPGWISRRGLAIRPAPGRGFSAGQPVYLYFEVYGLQPAPDGLARYAVEAVLVRSDEAGGLERLIRQAFGGAREAGVSVRFEGQSRSREDGQYLVLDTTTQPPGRYVLVLRLTDLLRNETVERRRTLQLG
- the purE gene encoding 5-(carboxyamino)imidazole ribonucleotide mutase — protein: MPNPVSPLVGIAMGSESDWPVMEPVARVLDAFEVPYEVRVLSAHRTPAVMQAYAETAHQRGLKVLVAGAGGAAHLPGMLAASTPLPVIGVPVPSRHLNGLDSLLSVVQMPGGVPVATVAIGGGKNAGLLAVQILAAGDPALLQKMIDYKAALIEQVQAMDARVREKARPEASGP
- a CDS encoding tetratricopeptide repeat protein, producing the protein MRRVLLLLLLLAPVIGGALPLRAQPADPMEQGILAFRAGDYARAVAAFEQAVKNDPQNAEAYFLLARIYFETPLRDTGKAGRFIDRALEVEPENVKYLVAKLEQLRLDSWNFIVDKIREQQRRDLARKILRLDSTNAFAHEELGRAYIRDFWRYRNAFMYPTFAFRQFNGRDPLQADPLLGFQSEFAQFDPTTGGSQLEIVEASREPLGDPSDPNLVFLADEFDLEALQAQGVPVQDLSRRAQRAYDLAIGHLRKALEHDPRKRAVYDDMMRIFALKGAYPEALEMLQQMYVYFPEDPALWTYLGLAHYRSGNAVAAAKAFQTAFQYMDPEMADAYTRLDEILPEEERKKYEADRAGYASRFWTSKDPRYLTPYNERKLEHYARLTYADLLYGSPKLKLRGWNTERGRILVRYGIPKTDVIIMPSQTRGQQRGLNPIAASAPPPDADIAADPANLQTGLQQFTGNFESDFDVTVEANTFNVWDYGDFRFVFEDPFRNGEFRLYSPSADAIAAGSLPWLNDYEIRARETFRRIPERYEYAPPGRQVEIPYLVSAFKGENGQADLYVHFGIPINHYDPEAGMINLTANAGTFLVSSERDMLAERRRTIYGLRTDQIVSFSETNLWIDGQVLAAPPGEHDVSVEFETAGGGTVAVQRRRVRVPDFTAGTLQLSDVMLAYRVEEAPDGKPVLPSDVVRHGLSIQAAPWSVFSHRQPIYLYFEVYNLTQAGDGTTHYEIEAVLRPKDTSGGLGKLVKGLFGGGDKGVSVSLPGEGRTPDEHHYLILDASNQEPGRLYTLHLRVRDQVSGKSVEKEMDLFLE